The proteins below come from a single Streptomyces sp. B3I8 genomic window:
- a CDS encoding response regulator transcription factor translates to MPRVLIVEDDHDVRRALQLGLRHQGHEVLAVGTGEEGLERLGSFRPDVVVLDLMLPGISGLDVCRRVRERDQVPIVMVTARGDDIDVVVGLETGADDYVVKPVRARVLDARIRAVLRRQDAGLPDGTRPRAETHGDLVLDRAGLVVTHRGEPVTLAPSELRLLLTLSASPGQVFSRQQLLEAVWEHSYHGDIRLVDACVKRLRHKLGEGREPRYVQTVRGFGYRFGTSGTSGTS, encoded by the coding sequence ATGCCACGGGTCCTGATCGTCGAAGACGACCACGATGTCCGCAGGGCCCTCCAACTGGGCCTGCGGCACCAGGGACATGAGGTCCTCGCCGTGGGCACGGGTGAGGAAGGGCTGGAGCGACTCGGCTCCTTCCGGCCGGACGTGGTCGTACTCGATCTCATGCTGCCCGGCATCTCCGGCCTGGACGTGTGCCGCCGGGTCAGGGAGCGCGACCAGGTGCCGATCGTCATGGTGACGGCCCGGGGGGACGACATCGACGTGGTCGTGGGCCTGGAGACCGGCGCGGACGACTACGTGGTGAAGCCGGTACGGGCCAGGGTGCTCGACGCGCGCATACGGGCCGTACTGCGCAGGCAGGACGCGGGGCTGCCGGACGGCACCCGCCCCCGGGCGGAGACACACGGCGACCTGGTCCTCGACCGCGCCGGGCTCGTGGTGACGCACCGCGGCGAACCGGTCACCCTCGCCCCCTCCGAACTGCGCCTGCTGCTGACGCTGTCGGCCTCGCCCGGGCAGGTGTTCAGCCGCCAGCAGCTGCTGGAAGCGGTGTGGGAGCACAGCTACCACGGCGACATACGACTCGTGGACGCCTGCGTGAAGCGGCTGCGCCACAAGCTCGGCGAAGGCCGGGAGCCCCGCTACGTGCAGACCGTACGCGGGTTCGGTTACCGCTTCGGCACGTCCGGCACGTCCGGCACGTCATGA
- a CDS encoding alpha/beta hydrolase — protein sequence MTTKHSSATHGSSGGRRLARALVACTVAGTALVAYVAEAQGAQPSRAAGERVGGGAGNAGITWGACPALAEGQTRDPRLTCGTLRVPLDYRHPGGAKIDVAVSRLSTAAPGKRRGVLLLNPGGPALGGLDMPGTMAPTLPKTVLDRYDLIGFDPRGVEHSTPQSCGLNDPGVPGLFPYPAADGSITKNVALAKADAKRCADTVGKNLRYYSTANTARDMDRIRQALGEKKISYWGQSYGTYLGTVYRSLFRKHTDRMILEGNVDPTKVWADEVADTWGKGMADRFPDAARVAAAQNGTLGLGASVAQVTRTYLALADRLDRAPATIPGAPVPLDGALLRNVTYGLLLHNETLPVLAQFWKAADDLAHGTTTAADAEVLAQVFADTPTSPGVPADNQATMFMALTCGDAEWPHDVDGYAARTAADRAKWPLTAGMPANIWSCAFWDKPAEATVRVTKGGPRNTLILQNRRDNATPWEGGVGLRKALGDGSVLVGVDNGGHYVYDEGSACADKATVDFLVTGHLPGRDRYCTDVVRRK from the coding sequence ATGACCACGAAACACAGTTCCGCGACTCACGGTTCCTCCGGAGGCCGCCGGCTCGCCAGGGCTCTGGTGGCCTGCACGGTGGCGGGGACCGCGCTGGTCGCGTACGTCGCCGAGGCCCAGGGCGCGCAGCCGTCCCGGGCCGCCGGTGAGCGCGTCGGTGGGGGCGCGGGGAACGCCGGGATCACGTGGGGCGCGTGCCCGGCCCTGGCCGAGGGGCAGACCCGTGATCCCCGTCTGACCTGCGGCACATTGCGAGTCCCGCTGGACTACCGGCATCCGGGCGGCGCGAAGATCGACGTCGCGGTCTCCCGTCTGTCCACCGCCGCACCCGGCAAGCGGCGCGGCGTCCTGCTGCTCAACCCCGGCGGGCCGGCGCTGGGCGGTCTCGACATGCCCGGCACCATGGCGCCCACCCTGCCGAAGACCGTGCTGGACCGCTACGACCTGATCGGCTTCGATCCGCGCGGCGTCGAACACAGCACCCCGCAGAGCTGCGGCCTGAACGACCCCGGCGTGCCCGGTCTGTTCCCCTATCCGGCAGCGGACGGCTCGATCACGAAGAACGTGGCCCTCGCCAAGGCCGACGCGAAGCGGTGCGCCGACACCGTGGGCAAGAACCTGCGGTACTACAGCACCGCCAACACCGCCCGCGACATGGACCGCATCCGCCAGGCGCTCGGCGAGAAGAAGATCTCCTACTGGGGCCAGTCCTACGGCACCTACCTCGGCACCGTCTACCGGTCACTCTTCCGCAAGCACACCGACCGGATGATCCTGGAAGGCAACGTCGACCCCACCAAGGTATGGGCCGACGAGGTCGCGGACACCTGGGGCAAGGGCATGGCCGACCGGTTCCCCGACGCCGCCCGCGTCGCCGCGGCACAGAACGGCACGCTCGGGCTGGGGGCGAGCGTCGCGCAGGTGACCCGGACCTATCTCGCCCTCGCCGACCGGCTCGACCGGGCACCCGCGACGATCCCGGGCGCACCGGTGCCGCTGGACGGGGCGCTGCTGCGAAACGTGACCTACGGCCTGCTCCTGCACAACGAGACGCTTCCGGTGCTCGCCCAGTTCTGGAAGGCCGCCGACGACCTGGCCCACGGCACCACCACGGCCGCCGACGCCGAGGTTCTCGCGCAGGTGTTCGCCGACACACCGACGTCCCCGGGTGTCCCCGCGGACAACCAGGCCACCATGTTCATGGCTCTCACCTGCGGCGACGCCGAATGGCCGCACGATGTCGACGGTTACGCCGCCCGCACCGCCGCCGACCGTGCGAAGTGGCCGCTCACCGCGGGCATGCCCGCCAACATCTGGTCGTGCGCCTTCTGGGACAAGCCGGCCGAGGCGACCGTCAGGGTCACGAAGGGCGGCCCGCGCAACACCCTGATCCTTCAGAACCGCAGGGACAACGCCACCCCGTGGGAAGGCGGAGTCGGGCTGCGCAAGGCCCTCGGCGACGGCTCCGTCCTCGTCGGCGTCGACAACGGCGGTCACTACGTCTACGACGAGGGCTCCGCCTGCGCCGACAAGGCCACCGTCGACTTCCTGGTCACCGGCCATCTGCCGGGCAGGGATCGCTACTGCACGGACGTCGTCCGACGGAAGTGA
- a CDS encoding DUF3152 domain-containing protein: protein MHPARQRRSAPPHGSRAAAHRAARGRRSPGRRGRRGRRSTGLLVGLLVVLGLMVPAAYFLGGARSDASSGTPAPQPTTTTPAHRPTPTSSAPSVPASPSTSPSTSSSPRSSRIKVPTKGSGTFTTARATGKKVGRGARPLRYVVQVETGLDVSPSRAAKEIDGILAAPRGWTHNPGIAFQLVGAGAPHDITIKIATPTTADALCWAGIRQDTGGEYNCEVPGGVVVNLRRWAEGSHTFTGPIHDYRALIINHEMGHFLGHSHQTCGGVGRPAPVMMQQIKGLHGCVPNAWPYDTHGNLITGPPA, encoded by the coding sequence ATGCATCCGGCACGACAACGGCGATCCGCACCTCCCCACGGCAGCCGCGCGGCCGCCCACCGCGCGGCGCGCGGTCGGCGATCCCCCGGCCGCCGGGGACGGCGGGGCCGCCGGAGCACGGGCCTGCTGGTCGGCCTGCTGGTGGTCCTCGGTCTGATGGTCCCCGCGGCGTACTTCCTGGGAGGAGCGCGCAGCGACGCGTCGAGCGGCACGCCCGCCCCGCAGCCCACGACCACCACCCCCGCGCACCGCCCCACCCCGACCTCTTCGGCCCCCTCCGTCCCCGCCTCCCCTTCCACCTCTCCCTCCACCTCTTCCTCCCCGCGCTCGAGCAGGATCAAGGTCCCCACGAAGGGCAGCGGAACGTTCACCACCGCGCGTGCCACGGGGAAGAAGGTGGGCAGAGGTGCGCGCCCGCTGCGCTACGTCGTGCAGGTCGAGACGGGCCTCGACGTCTCCCCGTCCCGGGCGGCGAAGGAGATCGACGGCATACTCGCGGCGCCCCGGGGCTGGACCCACAACCCCGGCATCGCGTTCCAACTGGTGGGCGCGGGAGCACCGCACGACATCACGATAAAGATCGCGACCCCGACGACGGCGGACGCCCTGTGCTGGGCGGGCATCCGCCAGGACACCGGGGGCGAGTACAACTGCGAGGTCCCCGGCGGGGTGGTGGTCAACCTCAGGCGCTGGGCCGAGGGTTCGCACACTTTCACCGGCCCGATCCACGACTACCGGGCCCTGATCATCAACCACGAGATGGGCCACTTCCTCGGCCACTCCCACCAGACCTGCGGCGGCGTGGGGAGACCGGCCCCCGTGATGATGCAACAGATCAAGGGCCTGCACGGCTGCGTCCCCAACGCCTGGCCCTACGACACACACGGCAACCTCATCACGGGGCCGCCGGCGTGA
- a CDS encoding DUF6234 family protein — protein MSSGDRPSAGAQVAISVVLLVIDLLVIAWVAVIQYGMAGWADSYNAGAPPSAPKEALRGMWTLAGGAVITGGGLLALRCRLPGIMQLVVLGAGATLLAYSADHG, from the coding sequence GTGAGTTCCGGTGACAGGCCGTCGGCCGGCGCACAAGTCGCGATCAGCGTGGTGCTGCTCGTGATCGACCTGCTGGTCATCGCCTGGGTGGCTGTCATCCAATACGGAATGGCGGGATGGGCCGACAGCTACAACGCCGGTGCCCCACCGAGTGCACCCAAAGAAGCGCTCCGGGGCATGTGGACCCTGGCCGGTGGCGCGGTCATCACAGGCGGCGGCCTTCTGGCACTGCGGTGCCGTCTCCCCGGCATCATGCAACTCGTCGTCCTGGGAGCCGGAGCCACGCTGCTTGCCTACTCCGCCGACCACGGGTAG